The Betta splendens chromosome 7, fBetSpl5.4, whole genome shotgun sequence genome includes a window with the following:
- the tead3a gene encoding transcriptional enhancer factor TEF-5 isoform X3 — MIVITPPTEVTLGEVSTKASLHRWFLSCPVRGVVAGAVIIASEWSCRGSPDGAQEDGGSGDGLGDGADRGLDGDPEGVWSPDIEQSFQEALAIYPPCGRRKIILSDEGKMYGRNELIARYIKLRTGKTRTRKQVSSHIQVLARKRVREYQASIKAMNLDQVSKDKALQTVANLSSAQIVSASVMKPQTPFPQPVRFWPGTMPGQPGHSQDIKPFAQPPYTTLPAPVPAAISYEPLPPPRPATIAAPVWQDRTIASAKLRLLEYAAFMETQRDRETFKHLFVHISPSNPGYTDPVLESIDVRQIYDKFSEKKGGLKELYEKGPHNAFFLVKFWADLSGDIEEASGAFYGVSSQYSGTENITISVSTKVCSFGKQVVEKVETEYARMEGGKYMFRIQRSPMCEYMINFIHKLKHLPEKYMMNSVLENFTILQVVSNRETQETLLCIAFVFEVSTSEHGAQYHVYRLVND, encoded by the exons CTGGTTCCTTTCCTGTCCTGTGCGGGGTGTTGTGGCTGGAGCCGTCATCATTGCGTCGGAGTGGAGTTGCCGTGGAAGCCCTGACGGGGCTCAGGAGGATGGTGGTAGCGGAGATGGACTGGGGGATGGGGCAGACCGTGGATTGGATGGCGACCCCGAAGGAGTGTGGAGTCCAGACATTGAGCAGAGCTTTCAGGAAGCGCTGGCCATCTACCCTCCATGCGGCAGGAGGAAGATCATACTTTCAGACGAGGGGAAGATGTACG GTCGAAATGAGCTGATAGCGCGTTATATCAAGCTGCGAACGGGgaagacacgcacacgcaaacaG GTGTCTAGTCACATTCAGGTTCTGGCACGTAAGAGGGTACGAGAATACCAGGCGAGCATCAAG GCCATGAACTTG GACCAGGTATCCAAAGACAAGGCGCTGCAGACAGTAGCCAACCTCTCGTCAGCTCAGATTGTGTCTGCAAGTGTAATGAAACCTCAGACTCCCTTCCCCCAACCAGTCAga TTTTGGCCCGGCACTATGCCAGGACAGCCTGGACATTCTCAGGA TATCAAGCCATTTGCACAGCCGCCGTACACTACACTACCGGCCCCTGTCCCTGCAGCTATCA GTTATGAGCCCTTGCCTCCCCCTCGACCTGCCACTATAGCAGCTCCTGTGTGGCAAGACCGAACCATCGCTTCAGCAAAGCTACGGCTACTAGAGTATGCTGCTTTTATGGAGACCCAAAGAGATCGAGAGACG tTTAAACACCTGTTTGTGCACATCAGCCCGTCGAACCCGGGCTACACTGACCCTGTGTTGGAGTCCATAGACGTGAGGCAGATTTACGACAAGTTCTCTGAGAAGAAGGGAGGTCTGAAGGAGCTGTATGAAAAAGGGCCACACAATGCATTCTTCCTTGTCAAGTTCTGG GCCGACCTGAGCGGTGACATTGAGGAGGCTTCTGGTGCCTTCTATGGGGTGAGCAGTCAGTACAgtggaacagaaaacatcacgATCAGCGTCTCAACAAAGGTCTGCTCCTTTGGTAAACAGGTGGTGGAGAAGGTTGAG ACTGAATACGCGCGTATGGAAGGTGGGAAGTACATGTTCCGAATCCAGCGTTCACCCATGTGTGAATATATGATCAACTTCATCCACAAGCTCAAACACCTGCCGGAGAAATACATGATGAACAGCGTGCTGGAGAACTTCACCATTCTGCAG GTGGTGTCCAACAGAGAAACCCAGGAGACTCTGCTGTGCATCGCCTTCGTGTTTGAAGTGTCCACCAGCGAACACGGAGCACAGTACCACGTGTATCGACTAGTTAATGACTAG
- the tead3a gene encoding transcriptional enhancer factor TEF-5 isoform X5 → MIVITPPTEVTLGEVSTKASLHRWFLSCPVRGVVAGAVIIASEWSCRGSPDGAQEDGGSGDGLGDGADRGLDGDPEGVWSPDIEQSFQEALAIYPPCGRRKIILSDEGKMYGRNELIARYIKLRTGKTRTRKQVSSHIQVLARKRVREYQASIKDQVSKDKALQTVANLSSAQIVSASVMKPQTPFPQPVRFWPGTMPGQPGHSQDIKPFAQPPYTTLPAPVPAAISYEPLPPPRPATIAAPVWQDRTIASAKLRLLEYAAFMETQRDRETFKHLFVHISPSNPGYTDPVLESIDVRQIYDKFSEKKGGLKELYEKGPHNAFFLVKFWADLSGDIEEASGAFYGVSSQYSGTENITISVSTKVCSFGKQVVEKVETEYARMEGGKYMFRIQRSPMCEYMINFIHKLKHLPEKYMMNSVLENFTILQVVSNRETQETLLCIAFVFEVSTSEHGAQYHVYRLVND, encoded by the exons CTGGTTCCTTTCCTGTCCTGTGCGGGGTGTTGTGGCTGGAGCCGTCATCATTGCGTCGGAGTGGAGTTGCCGTGGAAGCCCTGACGGGGCTCAGGAGGATGGTGGTAGCGGAGATGGACTGGGGGATGGGGCAGACCGTGGATTGGATGGCGACCCCGAAGGAGTGTGGAGTCCAGACATTGAGCAGAGCTTTCAGGAAGCGCTGGCCATCTACCCTCCATGCGGCAGGAGGAAGATCATACTTTCAGACGAGGGGAAGATGTACG GTCGAAATGAGCTGATAGCGCGTTATATCAAGCTGCGAACGGGgaagacacgcacacgcaaacaG GTGTCTAGTCACATTCAGGTTCTGGCACGTAAGAGGGTACGAGAATACCAGGCGAGCATCAAG GACCAGGTATCCAAAGACAAGGCGCTGCAGACAGTAGCCAACCTCTCGTCAGCTCAGATTGTGTCTGCAAGTGTAATGAAACCTCAGACTCCCTTCCCCCAACCAGTCAga TTTTGGCCCGGCACTATGCCAGGACAGCCTGGACATTCTCAGGA TATCAAGCCATTTGCACAGCCGCCGTACACTACACTACCGGCCCCTGTCCCTGCAGCTATCA GTTATGAGCCCTTGCCTCCCCCTCGACCTGCCACTATAGCAGCTCCTGTGTGGCAAGACCGAACCATCGCTTCAGCAAAGCTACGGCTACTAGAGTATGCTGCTTTTATGGAGACCCAAAGAGATCGAGAGACG tTTAAACACCTGTTTGTGCACATCAGCCCGTCGAACCCGGGCTACACTGACCCTGTGTTGGAGTCCATAGACGTGAGGCAGATTTACGACAAGTTCTCTGAGAAGAAGGGAGGTCTGAAGGAGCTGTATGAAAAAGGGCCACACAATGCATTCTTCCTTGTCAAGTTCTGG GCCGACCTGAGCGGTGACATTGAGGAGGCTTCTGGTGCCTTCTATGGGGTGAGCAGTCAGTACAgtggaacagaaaacatcacgATCAGCGTCTCAACAAAGGTCTGCTCCTTTGGTAAACAGGTGGTGGAGAAGGTTGAG ACTGAATACGCGCGTATGGAAGGTGGGAAGTACATGTTCCGAATCCAGCGTTCACCCATGTGTGAATATATGATCAACTTCATCCACAAGCTCAAACACCTGCCGGAGAAATACATGATGAACAGCGTGCTGGAGAACTTCACCATTCTGCAG GTGGTGTCCAACAGAGAAACCCAGGAGACTCTGCTGTGCATCGCCTTCGTGTTTGAAGTGTCCACCAGCGAACACGGAGCACAGTACCACGTGTATCGACTAGTTAATGACTAG
- the tead3a gene encoding transcriptional enhancer factor TEF-5 isoform X2, which yields MIVITPPTEVTLGEVSTKASLHRWFLSCPVRGVVAGAVIIASEWSCRGSPDGAQEDGGSGDGLGDGADRGLDGDPEGVWSPDIEQSFQEALAIYPPCGRRKIILSDEGKMYGRNELIARYIKLRTGKTRTRKQVSSHIQVLARKRVREYQASIKVSSHLQVLAKRKSREIQSKLKDQVSKDKALQTVANLSSAQIVSASVMKPQTPFPQPVRFWPGTMPGQPGHSQDIKPFAQPPYTTLPAPVPAAISYEPLPPPRPATIAAPVWQDRTIASAKLRLLEYAAFMETQRDRETFKHLFVHISPSNPGYTDPVLESIDVRQIYDKFSEKKGGLKELYEKGPHNAFFLVKFWADLSGDIEEASGAFYGVSSQYSGTENITISVSTKVCSFGKQVVEKVETEYARMEGGKYMFRIQRSPMCEYMINFIHKLKHLPEKYMMNSVLENFTILQVVSNRETQETLLCIAFVFEVSTSEHGAQYHVYRLVND from the exons CTGGTTCCTTTCCTGTCCTGTGCGGGGTGTTGTGGCTGGAGCCGTCATCATTGCGTCGGAGTGGAGTTGCCGTGGAAGCCCTGACGGGGCTCAGGAGGATGGTGGTAGCGGAGATGGACTGGGGGATGGGGCAGACCGTGGATTGGATGGCGACCCCGAAGGAGTGTGGAGTCCAGACATTGAGCAGAGCTTTCAGGAAGCGCTGGCCATCTACCCTCCATGCGGCAGGAGGAAGATCATACTTTCAGACGAGGGGAAGATGTACG GTCGAAATGAGCTGATAGCGCGTTATATCAAGCTGCGAACGGGgaagacacgcacacgcaaacaG GTGTCTAGTCACATTCAGGTTCTGGCACGTAAGAGGGTACGAGAATACCAGGCGAGCATCAAG GTCTCTAGTCACCTGCAAGTCTTGGCCAAGCGAAAGTCTCGTGAGATTCAGTCTAAGCTCAAG GACCAGGTATCCAAAGACAAGGCGCTGCAGACAGTAGCCAACCTCTCGTCAGCTCAGATTGTGTCTGCAAGTGTAATGAAACCTCAGACTCCCTTCCCCCAACCAGTCAga TTTTGGCCCGGCACTATGCCAGGACAGCCTGGACATTCTCAGGA TATCAAGCCATTTGCACAGCCGCCGTACACTACACTACCGGCCCCTGTCCCTGCAGCTATCA GTTATGAGCCCTTGCCTCCCCCTCGACCTGCCACTATAGCAGCTCCTGTGTGGCAAGACCGAACCATCGCTTCAGCAAAGCTACGGCTACTAGAGTATGCTGCTTTTATGGAGACCCAAAGAGATCGAGAGACG tTTAAACACCTGTTTGTGCACATCAGCCCGTCGAACCCGGGCTACACTGACCCTGTGTTGGAGTCCATAGACGTGAGGCAGATTTACGACAAGTTCTCTGAGAAGAAGGGAGGTCTGAAGGAGCTGTATGAAAAAGGGCCACACAATGCATTCTTCCTTGTCAAGTTCTGG GCCGACCTGAGCGGTGACATTGAGGAGGCTTCTGGTGCCTTCTATGGGGTGAGCAGTCAGTACAgtggaacagaaaacatcacgATCAGCGTCTCAACAAAGGTCTGCTCCTTTGGTAAACAGGTGGTGGAGAAGGTTGAG ACTGAATACGCGCGTATGGAAGGTGGGAAGTACATGTTCCGAATCCAGCGTTCACCCATGTGTGAATATATGATCAACTTCATCCACAAGCTCAAACACCTGCCGGAGAAATACATGATGAACAGCGTGCTGGAGAACTTCACCATTCTGCAG GTGGTGTCCAACAGAGAAACCCAGGAGACTCTGCTGTGCATCGCCTTCGTGTTTGAAGTGTCCACCAGCGAACACGGAGCACAGTACCACGTGTATCGACTAGTTAATGACTAG
- the tead3a gene encoding transcriptional enhancer factor TEF-5 isoform X4: MIVITPPTEVTLGEVSTKASLHRWFLSCPVRGVVAGAVIIASEWSCRGSPDGAQEDGGSGDGLGDGADRGLDGDPEGVWSPDIEQSFQEALAIYPPCGRRKIILSDEGKMYGRNELIARYIKLRTGKTRTRKQVSSHLQVLAKRKSREIQSKLKAMNLDQVSKDKALQTVANLSSAQIVSASVMKPQTPFPQPVRFWPGTMPGQPGHSQDIKPFAQPPYTTLPAPVPAAISYEPLPPPRPATIAAPVWQDRTIASAKLRLLEYAAFMETQRDRETFKHLFVHISPSNPGYTDPVLESIDVRQIYDKFSEKKGGLKELYEKGPHNAFFLVKFWADLSGDIEEASGAFYGVSSQYSGTENITISVSTKVCSFGKQVVEKVETEYARMEGGKYMFRIQRSPMCEYMINFIHKLKHLPEKYMMNSVLENFTILQVVSNRETQETLLCIAFVFEVSTSEHGAQYHVYRLVND, translated from the exons CTGGTTCCTTTCCTGTCCTGTGCGGGGTGTTGTGGCTGGAGCCGTCATCATTGCGTCGGAGTGGAGTTGCCGTGGAAGCCCTGACGGGGCTCAGGAGGATGGTGGTAGCGGAGATGGACTGGGGGATGGGGCAGACCGTGGATTGGATGGCGACCCCGAAGGAGTGTGGAGTCCAGACATTGAGCAGAGCTTTCAGGAAGCGCTGGCCATCTACCCTCCATGCGGCAGGAGGAAGATCATACTTTCAGACGAGGGGAAGATGTACG GTCGAAATGAGCTGATAGCGCGTTATATCAAGCTGCGAACGGGgaagacacgcacacgcaaacaG GTCTCTAGTCACCTGCAAGTCTTGGCCAAGCGAAAGTCTCGTGAGATTCAGTCTAAGCTCAAG GCCATGAACTTG GACCAGGTATCCAAAGACAAGGCGCTGCAGACAGTAGCCAACCTCTCGTCAGCTCAGATTGTGTCTGCAAGTGTAATGAAACCTCAGACTCCCTTCCCCCAACCAGTCAga TTTTGGCCCGGCACTATGCCAGGACAGCCTGGACATTCTCAGGA TATCAAGCCATTTGCACAGCCGCCGTACACTACACTACCGGCCCCTGTCCCTGCAGCTATCA GTTATGAGCCCTTGCCTCCCCCTCGACCTGCCACTATAGCAGCTCCTGTGTGGCAAGACCGAACCATCGCTTCAGCAAAGCTACGGCTACTAGAGTATGCTGCTTTTATGGAGACCCAAAGAGATCGAGAGACG tTTAAACACCTGTTTGTGCACATCAGCCCGTCGAACCCGGGCTACACTGACCCTGTGTTGGAGTCCATAGACGTGAGGCAGATTTACGACAAGTTCTCTGAGAAGAAGGGAGGTCTGAAGGAGCTGTATGAAAAAGGGCCACACAATGCATTCTTCCTTGTCAAGTTCTGG GCCGACCTGAGCGGTGACATTGAGGAGGCTTCTGGTGCCTTCTATGGGGTGAGCAGTCAGTACAgtggaacagaaaacatcacgATCAGCGTCTCAACAAAGGTCTGCTCCTTTGGTAAACAGGTGGTGGAGAAGGTTGAG ACTGAATACGCGCGTATGGAAGGTGGGAAGTACATGTTCCGAATCCAGCGTTCACCCATGTGTGAATATATGATCAACTTCATCCACAAGCTCAAACACCTGCCGGAGAAATACATGATGAACAGCGTGCTGGAGAACTTCACCATTCTGCAG GTGGTGTCCAACAGAGAAACCCAGGAGACTCTGCTGTGCATCGCCTTCGTGTTTGAAGTGTCCACCAGCGAACACGGAGCACAGTACCACGTGTATCGACTAGTTAATGACTAG
- the tead3a gene encoding transcriptional enhancer factor TEF-5 isoform X6 yields the protein MIVITPPTEVTLGEVSTKASLHRWFLSCPVRGVVAGAVIIASEWSCRGSPDGAQEDGGSGDGLGDGADRGLDGDPEGVWSPDIEQSFQEALAIYPPCGRRKIILSDEGKMYGRNELIARYIKLRTGKTRTRKQVSSHLQVLAKRKSREIQSKLKDQVSKDKALQTVANLSSAQIVSASVMKPQTPFPQPVRFWPGTMPGQPGHSQDIKPFAQPPYTTLPAPVPAAISYEPLPPPRPATIAAPVWQDRTIASAKLRLLEYAAFMETQRDRETFKHLFVHISPSNPGYTDPVLESIDVRQIYDKFSEKKGGLKELYEKGPHNAFFLVKFWADLSGDIEEASGAFYGVSSQYSGTENITISVSTKVCSFGKQVVEKVETEYARMEGGKYMFRIQRSPMCEYMINFIHKLKHLPEKYMMNSVLENFTILQVVSNRETQETLLCIAFVFEVSTSEHGAQYHVYRLVND from the exons CTGGTTCCTTTCCTGTCCTGTGCGGGGTGTTGTGGCTGGAGCCGTCATCATTGCGTCGGAGTGGAGTTGCCGTGGAAGCCCTGACGGGGCTCAGGAGGATGGTGGTAGCGGAGATGGACTGGGGGATGGGGCAGACCGTGGATTGGATGGCGACCCCGAAGGAGTGTGGAGTCCAGACATTGAGCAGAGCTTTCAGGAAGCGCTGGCCATCTACCCTCCATGCGGCAGGAGGAAGATCATACTTTCAGACGAGGGGAAGATGTACG GTCGAAATGAGCTGATAGCGCGTTATATCAAGCTGCGAACGGGgaagacacgcacacgcaaacaG GTCTCTAGTCACCTGCAAGTCTTGGCCAAGCGAAAGTCTCGTGAGATTCAGTCTAAGCTCAAG GACCAGGTATCCAAAGACAAGGCGCTGCAGACAGTAGCCAACCTCTCGTCAGCTCAGATTGTGTCTGCAAGTGTAATGAAACCTCAGACTCCCTTCCCCCAACCAGTCAga TTTTGGCCCGGCACTATGCCAGGACAGCCTGGACATTCTCAGGA TATCAAGCCATTTGCACAGCCGCCGTACACTACACTACCGGCCCCTGTCCCTGCAGCTATCA GTTATGAGCCCTTGCCTCCCCCTCGACCTGCCACTATAGCAGCTCCTGTGTGGCAAGACCGAACCATCGCTTCAGCAAAGCTACGGCTACTAGAGTATGCTGCTTTTATGGAGACCCAAAGAGATCGAGAGACG tTTAAACACCTGTTTGTGCACATCAGCCCGTCGAACCCGGGCTACACTGACCCTGTGTTGGAGTCCATAGACGTGAGGCAGATTTACGACAAGTTCTCTGAGAAGAAGGGAGGTCTGAAGGAGCTGTATGAAAAAGGGCCACACAATGCATTCTTCCTTGTCAAGTTCTGG GCCGACCTGAGCGGTGACATTGAGGAGGCTTCTGGTGCCTTCTATGGGGTGAGCAGTCAGTACAgtggaacagaaaacatcacgATCAGCGTCTCAACAAAGGTCTGCTCCTTTGGTAAACAGGTGGTGGAGAAGGTTGAG ACTGAATACGCGCGTATGGAAGGTGGGAAGTACATGTTCCGAATCCAGCGTTCACCCATGTGTGAATATATGATCAACTTCATCCACAAGCTCAAACACCTGCCGGAGAAATACATGATGAACAGCGTGCTGGAGAACTTCACCATTCTGCAG GTGGTGTCCAACAGAGAAACCCAGGAGACTCTGCTGTGCATCGCCTTCGTGTTTGAAGTGTCCACCAGCGAACACGGAGCACAGTACCACGTGTATCGACTAGTTAATGACTAG
- the tead3a gene encoding transcriptional enhancer factor TEF-5 isoform X1: MIVITPPTEVTLGEVSTKASLHRWFLSCPVRGVVAGAVIIASEWSCRGSPDGAQEDGGSGDGLGDGADRGLDGDPEGVWSPDIEQSFQEALAIYPPCGRRKIILSDEGKMYGRNELIARYIKLRTGKTRTRKQVSSHIQVLARKRVREYQASIKVSSHLQVLAKRKSREIQSKLKAMNLDQVSKDKALQTVANLSSAQIVSASVMKPQTPFPQPVRFWPGTMPGQPGHSQDIKPFAQPPYTTLPAPVPAAISYEPLPPPRPATIAAPVWQDRTIASAKLRLLEYAAFMETQRDRETFKHLFVHISPSNPGYTDPVLESIDVRQIYDKFSEKKGGLKELYEKGPHNAFFLVKFWADLSGDIEEASGAFYGVSSQYSGTENITISVSTKVCSFGKQVVEKVETEYARMEGGKYMFRIQRSPMCEYMINFIHKLKHLPEKYMMNSVLENFTILQVVSNRETQETLLCIAFVFEVSTSEHGAQYHVYRLVND; the protein is encoded by the exons CTGGTTCCTTTCCTGTCCTGTGCGGGGTGTTGTGGCTGGAGCCGTCATCATTGCGTCGGAGTGGAGTTGCCGTGGAAGCCCTGACGGGGCTCAGGAGGATGGTGGTAGCGGAGATGGACTGGGGGATGGGGCAGACCGTGGATTGGATGGCGACCCCGAAGGAGTGTGGAGTCCAGACATTGAGCAGAGCTTTCAGGAAGCGCTGGCCATCTACCCTCCATGCGGCAGGAGGAAGATCATACTTTCAGACGAGGGGAAGATGTACG GTCGAAATGAGCTGATAGCGCGTTATATCAAGCTGCGAACGGGgaagacacgcacacgcaaacaG GTGTCTAGTCACATTCAGGTTCTGGCACGTAAGAGGGTACGAGAATACCAGGCGAGCATCAAG GTCTCTAGTCACCTGCAAGTCTTGGCCAAGCGAAAGTCTCGTGAGATTCAGTCTAAGCTCAAG GCCATGAACTTG GACCAGGTATCCAAAGACAAGGCGCTGCAGACAGTAGCCAACCTCTCGTCAGCTCAGATTGTGTCTGCAAGTGTAATGAAACCTCAGACTCCCTTCCCCCAACCAGTCAga TTTTGGCCCGGCACTATGCCAGGACAGCCTGGACATTCTCAGGA TATCAAGCCATTTGCACAGCCGCCGTACACTACACTACCGGCCCCTGTCCCTGCAGCTATCA GTTATGAGCCCTTGCCTCCCCCTCGACCTGCCACTATAGCAGCTCCTGTGTGGCAAGACCGAACCATCGCTTCAGCAAAGCTACGGCTACTAGAGTATGCTGCTTTTATGGAGACCCAAAGAGATCGAGAGACG tTTAAACACCTGTTTGTGCACATCAGCCCGTCGAACCCGGGCTACACTGACCCTGTGTTGGAGTCCATAGACGTGAGGCAGATTTACGACAAGTTCTCTGAGAAGAAGGGAGGTCTGAAGGAGCTGTATGAAAAAGGGCCACACAATGCATTCTTCCTTGTCAAGTTCTGG GCCGACCTGAGCGGTGACATTGAGGAGGCTTCTGGTGCCTTCTATGGGGTGAGCAGTCAGTACAgtggaacagaaaacatcacgATCAGCGTCTCAACAAAGGTCTGCTCCTTTGGTAAACAGGTGGTGGAGAAGGTTGAG ACTGAATACGCGCGTATGGAAGGTGGGAAGTACATGTTCCGAATCCAGCGTTCACCCATGTGTGAATATATGATCAACTTCATCCACAAGCTCAAACACCTGCCGGAGAAATACATGATGAACAGCGTGCTGGAGAACTTCACCATTCTGCAG GTGGTGTCCAACAGAGAAACCCAGGAGACTCTGCTGTGCATCGCCTTCGTGTTTGAAGTGTCCACCAGCGAACACGGAGCACAGTACCACGTGTATCGACTAGTTAATGACTAG
- the tead3a gene encoding transcriptional enhancer factor TEF-5 isoform X7 — protein MYGRNELIARYIKLRTGKTRTRKQVSSHIQVLARKRVREYQASIKVSSHLQVLAKRKSREIQSKLKAMNLDQVSKDKALQTVANLSSAQIVSASVMKPQTPFPQPVRFWPGTMPGQPGHSQDIKPFAQPPYTTLPAPVPAAISYEPLPPPRPATIAAPVWQDRTIASAKLRLLEYAAFMETQRDRETFKHLFVHISPSNPGYTDPVLESIDVRQIYDKFSEKKGGLKELYEKGPHNAFFLVKFWADLSGDIEEASGAFYGVSSQYSGTENITISVSTKVCSFGKQVVEKVETEYARMEGGKYMFRIQRSPMCEYMINFIHKLKHLPEKYMMNSVLENFTILQVVSNRETQETLLCIAFVFEVSTSEHGAQYHVYRLVND, from the exons ATGTACG GTCGAAATGAGCTGATAGCGCGTTATATCAAGCTGCGAACGGGgaagacacgcacacgcaaacaG GTGTCTAGTCACATTCAGGTTCTGGCACGTAAGAGGGTACGAGAATACCAGGCGAGCATCAAG GTCTCTAGTCACCTGCAAGTCTTGGCCAAGCGAAAGTCTCGTGAGATTCAGTCTAAGCTCAAG GCCATGAACTTG GACCAGGTATCCAAAGACAAGGCGCTGCAGACAGTAGCCAACCTCTCGTCAGCTCAGATTGTGTCTGCAAGTGTAATGAAACCTCAGACTCCCTTCCCCCAACCAGTCAga TTTTGGCCCGGCACTATGCCAGGACAGCCTGGACATTCTCAGGA TATCAAGCCATTTGCACAGCCGCCGTACACTACACTACCGGCCCCTGTCCCTGCAGCTATCA GTTATGAGCCCTTGCCTCCCCCTCGACCTGCCACTATAGCAGCTCCTGTGTGGCAAGACCGAACCATCGCTTCAGCAAAGCTACGGCTACTAGAGTATGCTGCTTTTATGGAGACCCAAAGAGATCGAGAGACG tTTAAACACCTGTTTGTGCACATCAGCCCGTCGAACCCGGGCTACACTGACCCTGTGTTGGAGTCCATAGACGTGAGGCAGATTTACGACAAGTTCTCTGAGAAGAAGGGAGGTCTGAAGGAGCTGTATGAAAAAGGGCCACACAATGCATTCTTCCTTGTCAAGTTCTGG GCCGACCTGAGCGGTGACATTGAGGAGGCTTCTGGTGCCTTCTATGGGGTGAGCAGTCAGTACAgtggaacagaaaacatcacgATCAGCGTCTCAACAAAGGTCTGCTCCTTTGGTAAACAGGTGGTGGAGAAGGTTGAG ACTGAATACGCGCGTATGGAAGGTGGGAAGTACATGTTCCGAATCCAGCGTTCACCCATGTGTGAATATATGATCAACTTCATCCACAAGCTCAAACACCTGCCGGAGAAATACATGATGAACAGCGTGCTGGAGAACTTCACCATTCTGCAG GTGGTGTCCAACAGAGAAACCCAGGAGACTCTGCTGTGCATCGCCTTCGTGTTTGAAGTGTCCACCAGCGAACACGGAGCACAGTACCACGTGTATCGACTAGTTAATGACTAG